From a region of the Mycobacterium intracellulare ATCC 13950 genome:
- a CDS encoding DUF732 domain-containing protein, whose protein sequence is MSPRRLAGGFIASALFGAPLLAGLVWASPAQADAASFLNDMHKDGIHAVTGGDAALLEAGLNICQQISWGAPPAQLEGLALQRSDERQGAGGLSPQQAGDIVVFAMRDLCPS, encoded by the coding sequence ATGTCACCACGTCGTCTAGCTGGCGGTTTCATCGCCTCGGCGCTGTTCGGTGCCCCGCTTCTCGCCGGCCTCGTCTGGGCCAGCCCCGCGCAGGCCGACGCGGCCAGCTTTCTCAATGACATGCACAAGGACGGGATCCACGCCGTGACCGGCGGCGACGCCGCACTCCTGGAGGCGGGCCTGAACATCTGCCAGCAAATTTCCTGGGGCGCCCCGCCCGCGCAGCTCGAGGGCCTGGCGCTGCAGCGCTCCGACGAACGACAGGGAGCCGGCGGCCTCAGCCCCCAGCAGGCCGGCGACATCGTCGTCTTCGCCATGCGCGATCTGTGCCCAAGCTAG
- a CDS encoding DUF732 domain-containing protein produces the protein MAARRLHGRFIGAALTLGPLLISGIAWAGPARADQAAFLNDLHNAGIHAVDGGDDALLQMGADLCQQLSWGASPQQLELLALQRSDADQGSGGINGRQAADVVIFALRDLCPNA, from the coding sequence ATGGCGGCACGCAGGCTGCACGGCCGGTTCATCGGAGCGGCGCTGACGTTGGGTCCACTTCTGATCTCGGGAATTGCCTGGGCCGGCCCGGCGCGCGCCGACCAGGCCGCCTTCCTCAACGACCTGCACAACGCCGGGATCCACGCCGTCGACGGCGGCGACGACGCGCTGTTGCAGATGGGCGCGGACCTGTGTCAGCAGCTTTCGTGGGGCGCTTCGCCGCAGCAGCTGGAGCTGCTCGCGCTGCAGCGCTCCGATGCCGACCAGGGCTCCGGCGGGATCAACGGCCGCCAGGCCGCCGACGTGGTGATCTTCGCCCTGCGCGACCTATGCCCCAACGCCTAG
- a CDS encoding mannitol dehydrogenase family protein, giving the protein MKLNARNLTGLDIPVPTYDRSQIGIGIAHFGVGGFHRAHQAMYIDRLLNAGLARDWGICGVGVLPGDQQMRDALRDQDHLYTLTLEHPDGTREPRVIGSIVDFRYAPEDPDAVIELLAAPATRIISLTITEGGYQPPLSAVFGLVTEACDRRRTRGLPSPTVVSCDNIVGNGGTARRAFTSYAQRTNPELAQWMNQKTRFPNSMVDRITPVTTPDVAERLEAEYGVRDARPVVAEPFAMWAIEDDFADGRPPLDQAGVQLVDDVAPYEAMKLRLLNAGHQGLCYFGYLVGYRLVHEAAQDPVIAEFLARYLDSEAMPTLTRIPGLTEFRNQLLPRFANAYVRDTVARLCADSSDRIPKWLLPVVHDNLRTGGPVRLSAAIVASWARYAEGVDEQGQPIEVIDRLSDTLVPLARSQREDQDAFLANRPVFGDLIDAPRFRDAYRRALDCLHRRGARATLRDLVGDDAS; this is encoded by the coding sequence GTGAAGCTGAACGCACGGAACCTGACCGGTCTCGACATCCCCGTCCCGACCTATGACCGCAGCCAAATCGGCATCGGCATAGCGCATTTCGGTGTCGGCGGCTTTCACCGCGCCCACCAGGCTATGTACATCGACCGGCTGCTCAACGCCGGGCTCGCGCGGGACTGGGGCATCTGCGGTGTCGGCGTGCTGCCGGGCGACCAACAGATGCGCGACGCGCTGCGCGACCAGGACCACCTGTACACGCTGACCCTCGAACACCCCGACGGCACGCGGGAACCGCGGGTCATCGGCTCCATCGTCGACTTCCGTTATGCGCCTGAGGATCCCGACGCGGTCATCGAACTGCTCGCCGCCCCGGCAACCCGGATCATCTCACTCACCATCACCGAGGGCGGCTACCAGCCGCCCCTGAGCGCGGTGTTCGGGTTGGTGACTGAGGCGTGCGACCGGCGCCGGACGCGCGGCCTGCCCTCCCCCACCGTCGTGTCCTGCGACAACATCGTCGGCAACGGGGGCACGGCGCGGCGCGCATTCACGTCCTACGCACAGCGCACCAATCCCGAACTCGCACAGTGGATGAACCAGAAGACACGCTTTCCCAACTCGATGGTCGACCGGATCACGCCCGTGACCACGCCGGACGTGGCCGAGCGGTTAGAGGCCGAATACGGCGTGCGCGACGCCCGGCCCGTGGTGGCCGAGCCGTTCGCCATGTGGGCGATCGAGGACGACTTCGCCGACGGGCGCCCACCCCTGGACCAGGCCGGTGTGCAGCTGGTCGACGACGTCGCCCCGTACGAGGCCATGAAATTGCGGTTGCTCAATGCCGGCCATCAGGGCCTGTGCTACTTCGGATACCTGGTCGGATACCGCCTGGTGCACGAGGCCGCCCAGGATCCGGTGATCGCCGAATTCCTGGCCCGCTACCTGGATTCGGAGGCCATGCCGACGCTGACACGAATCCCGGGGCTGACCGAGTTCCGCAACCAACTACTTCCCCGGTTCGCCAACGCCTACGTGCGCGACACGGTCGCCCGGCTGTGCGCCGACTCCTCGGACCGCATCCCGAAATGGCTGCTGCCGGTCGTGCACGACAATCTGCGCACCGGCGGTCCGGTGCGGCTGTCCGCGGCGATCGTCGCGAGCTGGGCCCGCTACGCCGAGGGCGTCGACGAACAGGGCCAACCGATCGAGGTGATCGACCGGCTGTCCGACACGTTGGTGCCGCTCGCCCGCTCGCAACGCGAAGACCAGGACGCGTTTCTGGCCAACCGCCCGGTGTTCGGCGACCTCATCGACGCCCCGCGCTTCCGCGACGCCTACCGGAGGGCCCTGGACTGCCTGCACCGCCGCGGCGCGCGCGCCACGCTGCGGGACCTGGTCGGGGACGACGCGTCATGA
- a CDS encoding FGGY family carbohydrate kinase: protein MTLVAGIDSSTQSCKVLVCDAETGAVVREGQAGHPSGTEIDPRAWESAARDAVANAGGLDGVDAVAVGAQQHGMVCLDETGAVVRPALLWNDVRSADAAHALVRELGGARAWAQAVGVVPLAAITVAKLRWLADHEPRHADRTAAVCLPHDWLTWRLRGDADIAGLTTDRSDASGTGYYDAATGDYRLDLLELALRGRRPRLPTVLGPSDGTSSGTTLFGAGLGDNAAAALGLGAEEGDVIVSIGTSGVVAAVTADPVRDDAGYVAGFADGTGRYLPLVCTLNGARVLDAAAAMLRVDHDELSTLALSAPPGSEGVVMVPYLEGERTPNRPNATGALHGLRVSNANAANLARAAVEGLLCSLADGVAHLAASGVVARRILLVGGGAQSRALREIAPAVFGMPVLAPAPAQYVAAGAARQAAWALSGSPRPPAWEPPPTHEYTAEPSPEVPARYARVRDLTEGTARREADETPEGSGISR, encoded by the coding sequence ATGACGCTGGTCGCCGGGATCGACTCCTCGACGCAATCCTGCAAGGTGCTGGTGTGCGACGCCGAGACCGGAGCGGTGGTCCGCGAGGGCCAGGCCGGCCACCCTAGCGGGACCGAAATCGACCCGCGCGCTTGGGAATCCGCCGCGCGAGACGCCGTTGCGAACGCGGGCGGGCTGGATGGCGTCGATGCTGTGGCCGTCGGCGCGCAGCAGCACGGCATGGTGTGCCTGGACGAAACCGGCGCGGTGGTGCGGCCCGCGCTGCTGTGGAACGACGTGCGCTCGGCCGACGCCGCGCACGCCCTCGTGCGCGAGCTGGGCGGGGCGCGCGCGTGGGCCCAAGCCGTCGGCGTCGTGCCGCTGGCCGCGATCACCGTGGCGAAGTTGCGCTGGCTCGCCGACCACGAGCCGCGCCACGCGGACCGCACCGCGGCGGTCTGCCTGCCCCACGACTGGCTGACGTGGCGGTTGCGCGGTGACGCCGACATCGCGGGGCTGACCACCGATCGCAGCGACGCCAGCGGCACCGGCTACTACGACGCCGCCACCGGCGACTACCGCCTCGATCTGCTGGAACTGGCGCTGCGCGGCCGACGTCCGCGGCTGCCCACCGTGCTGGGCCCATCCGACGGGACAAGCAGTGGCACAACACTATTCGGTGCGGGCCTGGGCGACAACGCCGCCGCGGCGCTGGGCCTGGGCGCCGAAGAGGGCGACGTGATCGTCTCGATCGGCACGTCGGGGGTGGTGGCCGCGGTCACCGCGGATCCGGTCCGCGATGACGCGGGGTATGTCGCCGGATTCGCCGACGGCACCGGGCGCTACCTTCCGCTGGTGTGCACGCTCAACGGCGCGCGGGTGCTCGACGCCGCGGCCGCGATGCTGCGGGTCGACCACGACGAGCTGTCGACGCTCGCGCTGTCGGCGCCCCCGGGCAGCGAAGGTGTGGTCATGGTTCCCTACCTCGAAGGTGAGCGAACACCCAACCGGCCCAACGCAACCGGGGCATTGCACGGCCTGCGGGTCTCCAACGCGAACGCGGCCAACCTGGCCAGGGCCGCGGTTGAGGGACTGCTGTGCTCGCTCGCCGACGGCGTCGCGCATCTGGCCGCGAGCGGTGTCGTCGCGCGCCGCATCCTGCTGGTCGGCGGCGGCGCGCAATCCAGGGCGCTGCGCGAGATAGCGCCGGCGGTGTTCGGCATGCCGGTGCTGGCGCCCGCCCCGGCGCAGTACGTCGCGGCGGGCGCGGCGCGGCAGGCGGCCTGGGCGCTGAGCGGCTCGCCCCGGCCGCCTGCGTGGGAGCCGCCGCCGACGCACGAATACACCGCCGAACCCTCGCCCGAGGTGCCCGCCCGCTACGCGCGGGTGCGCGATCTCACCGAGGGGACCGCGCGTCGGGAAGCGGACGAAACACCGGAAGGATCCGGTATTTCGCGGTGA
- a CDS encoding bifunctional phosphatase PAP2/diacylglycerol kinase family protein, whose amino-acid sequence MNRRPWRRARGVKQITRGLGTLDRELFDAIAETDTPLLDTVMPRLTRAADHSKLWLAIGAALLATGRHSAQRGATRGLVTLAATSLVTNQFAKRIRRRPRPGYDLVPLVRQVRRRPTSNSLPSGHSASAAAFAVGVGLENPPLGFGLALLAGLVGLSRVATGAHYPGDVVAGFGIGSGLAVLGGRLVPPIVETALPRTEPLRVETPPRPDGAGVVLVINPESGSGTGARVLDEVRAELPKVDIRELGPDDDPVEVLRGAAAGAEVLAVGGGDGTVAAAAGVAIDAGLPLAVFPAGTFNHFAKDIGCDTVAETVDAIRRGSVACVDLVCLNDSQMVLNTASIGAYPAFVRRREKLEKRIGKPLAGLYAMLRTLRKEEPVRICYDNKTLLTSLFFLGNSLYLPTGFAPARRTRMDDGLIDVRILEAGRPWARTRILTALALGRLERSPLYHELQVPEFSFSAVDGPTTVARDGEVGDKYDQARFTAKYRILPVFRPLPDARSPR is encoded by the coding sequence ATGAACAGGCGGCCCTGGCGACGCGCGCGCGGCGTCAAACAGATCACCCGAGGACTCGGCACGCTGGATCGCGAGCTGTTCGACGCGATCGCCGAGACGGACACCCCGCTGCTGGACACGGTCATGCCGCGGCTGACGCGCGCGGCCGACCATTCGAAGCTGTGGCTGGCCATCGGCGCGGCCCTGCTGGCCACCGGCAGGCACAGCGCGCAGCGCGGCGCGACCCGCGGGCTGGTGACGCTGGCCGCCACCAGCCTGGTCACCAACCAGTTCGCCAAGCGCATCCGGCGGCGCCCGCGTCCCGGCTATGACTTGGTGCCCCTCGTCCGGCAGGTCCGCCGCCGCCCGACGTCGAATTCCCTGCCGTCGGGGCATTCGGCCAGCGCGGCCGCGTTCGCCGTCGGGGTCGGCCTGGAGAACCCGCCGCTGGGCTTCGGGCTGGCGCTGCTGGCCGGGCTGGTGGGCCTGTCGAGGGTGGCGACCGGCGCGCATTACCCGGGCGACGTCGTCGCCGGGTTCGGGATCGGGTCCGGCCTGGCCGTGCTGGGTGGCCGCCTCGTGCCGCCGATCGTCGAAACCGCCCTTCCGCGAACGGAACCGCTGCGCGTCGAGACGCCGCCGCGGCCCGACGGCGCCGGCGTGGTCCTGGTCATCAACCCGGAGTCGGGCAGCGGCACCGGGGCCCGCGTGCTCGACGAGGTGCGCGCCGAGCTGCCGAAGGTGGACATCCGCGAGCTGGGTCCCGACGACGACCCCGTCGAGGTCTTGCGTGGCGCGGCCGCCGGCGCCGAGGTGCTCGCGGTGGGCGGTGGCGACGGCACGGTGGCGGCCGCGGCCGGGGTGGCCATCGACGCCGGGCTCCCGCTGGCGGTCTTCCCCGCCGGCACGTTCAACCACTTCGCCAAGGACATCGGCTGCGACACCGTGGCCGAGACCGTCGACGCGATTCGGCGCGGCAGCGTGGCGTGCGTGGACCTGGTGTGCCTCAACGACTCTCAGATGGTGCTCAACACCGCCAGCATCGGCGCCTACCCGGCGTTCGTGCGGCGGCGCGAAAAGCTCGAGAAGCGCATCGGCAAGCCGCTGGCCGGTCTTTACGCGATGCTGCGCACGCTGCGCAAGGAAGAGCCGGTGCGCATCTGTTACGACAACAAGACCCTGCTGACTTCGCTGTTCTTCCTGGGCAATTCGCTGTACCTGCCCACCGGTTTCGCGCCGGCGCGGCGGACCCGCATGGACGACGGCCTGATCGATGTCCGCATCCTGGAGGCGGGCCGGCCGTGGGCCAGGACCCGGATCCTGACCGCGCTGGCGCTGGGCCGCCTGGAACGCAGCCCGCTCTACCACGAGTTGCAGGTGCCCGAATTCAGCTTCAGCGCCGTCGACGGCCCCACGACCGTTGCCCGCGACGGCGAGGTCGGGGACAAATACGACCAGGCCCGCTTCACCGCGAAATACCGGATCCTTCCGGTGTTTCGTCCGCTTCCCGACGCGCGGTCCCCTCGGTGA
- a CDS encoding GAP family protein yields MAGSWGTVLTGLVPLGLVISLSPLTVIPAVLVLQAPRPRPSSLAFLGGWLLSLAVLTALAVAASGLLGGLDKAPPRWSSWLRVVLGAALIAFGVYRWLRRNDQSESPAWMRSFANITPARAGITGAVLALVRPDVALICVPAGLGIGTSGLGVAGDWAAAAFFVAIAASSVAIPILAYVAAGSRLDDTLARLKDWMDRNNAALLAAVLVVIGAMVLYHGIHAL; encoded by the coding sequence ATGGCAGGAAGCTGGGGCACGGTGCTGACCGGGCTCGTTCCGCTCGGACTGGTCATCTCGCTGTCGCCGCTCACGGTCATCCCGGCGGTGCTGGTGCTGCAGGCGCCGCGGCCGCGGCCGAGCAGCCTGGCGTTCCTGGGCGGTTGGCTGCTCAGCCTGGCCGTGCTGACGGCGCTGGCCGTCGCGGCCTCCGGGCTGCTCGGCGGCTTGGACAAGGCGCCGCCGCGGTGGTCGTCGTGGCTGCGCGTGGTGCTGGGCGCGGCGCTGATCGCGTTCGGCGTTTACCGGTGGCTCCGCCGAAACGACCAATCCGAGTCGCCGGCGTGGATGCGCTCGTTCGCCAACATCACCCCGGCGCGCGCCGGGATCACCGGCGCGGTGCTGGCCCTCGTGCGCCCGGACGTGGCGCTCATCTGCGTCCCGGCCGGATTGGGGATCGGCACCAGCGGGCTCGGCGTCGCCGGCGACTGGGCGGCCGCCGCGTTCTTCGTCGCCATCGCGGCCTCAAGCGTCGCGATCCCGATCCTGGCCTACGTGGCCGCCGGCAGCCGCCTCGACGACACGCTGGCGCGCCTCAAGGACTGGATGGACCGCAACAACGCCGCCCTGCTCGCGGCCGTCTTGGTGGTGATCGGCGCGATGGTGCTCTACCACGGGATTCACGCCCTGTAG
- a CDS encoding GAP family protein, translated as MDASWASVLSKLVALAAVIALSPITVIPAVLVLHAPRPRPASLAFLGGWLVGLVAFTAAFVAGSEALSGFHATPPKWASWVRLVFGVALLALAAFHWFTRHRHRSMPRWMRSFSTLSPARAGVVGAVLVPLRPEVLILCAAAGLAVGNSSLSAGGELVAAAIFVVVAASTVAIPILAYAGSGDRFEGTLERLKAWMEANHDAMLAVILFLIGLIVLYNGIRALA; from the coding sequence GTGGACGCAAGTTGGGCCTCGGTCCTGAGCAAGCTCGTCGCGCTGGCGGCCGTCATTGCGCTGTCACCGATCACGGTCATCCCCGCGGTGCTCGTGCTGCACGCGCCGCGGCCGCGCCCGGCCAGTCTCGCCTTCCTCGGCGGCTGGCTGGTGGGGCTGGTCGCCTTCACGGCGGCGTTCGTCGCCGGCTCGGAGGCGCTCAGCGGCTTCCATGCGACCCCGCCGAAATGGGCGTCCTGGGTGCGCCTGGTCTTCGGGGTGGCGCTCCTCGCGCTGGCGGCGTTCCACTGGTTCACCCGGCACCGCCACCGCAGCATGCCGCGGTGGATGCGGTCGTTTTCCACGCTCTCCCCGGCGCGCGCCGGGGTGGTGGGGGCGGTCCTGGTGCCGCTGCGGCCCGAGGTGCTCATCCTGTGCGCGGCGGCGGGTTTGGCCGTCGGCAACAGCAGCCTGAGCGCCGGCGGCGAGTTGGTCGCGGCCGCGATCTTCGTCGTCGTCGCCGCGTCGACGGTGGCGATCCCGATCCTGGCCTATGCCGGCTCGGGTGACCGCTTCGAGGGAACGCTGGAACGTCTCAAGGCCTGGATGGAGGCCAACCACGACGCGATGCTGGCCGTGATCCTGTTCCTGATCGGGTTGATCGTGCTCTACAACGGGATTCGCGCGCTGGCCTGA
- a CDS encoding glycosyltransferase family 39 protein, whose protein sequence is MFSPGVLGSRRPAVAAALDPLHVAALAVAVSMAGAARPSFWYDEAATISASYSRSLAQMWHMLGNVDAVHGLYYLLMHGWFQVFPATEFWSRAPSGLAAGGAAAGVVVLGKQFSSRTVAIASGTFCAILPRTTWAGIEARPYALSMMAAVWLTVLLVHAARRDTRRLWLGYGVALALSIVLDAYIALLLGAYVVFVVVFHRGRTVLARFAIASAVAVGAVLPFLLTVAGQAHQISWVAPIGHRTIEDVVMQQYFERSPPFAILAALLMCAAIVLWLSGSARLAPSERQLLVLAAGWLAIPTAAILTYSVLVHSIYTPRYLSFTAPAMALILGVCGGAVAARPWVTAALVGLFAVAAAPNYVRAQRNPYAKYGMDYSQVADLITARAAPGDCLLVNDTVTFMPAPMRPLLAARPDAYRKLVDLTLWQRATDRNDVFDTNLIPEVVAKPLSHCGVVWIITQADPSQPAHERGAALPPGPRYGPTPAFAVPHDLGFRLVERWQFNLVQVLKATK, encoded by the coding sequence GTGTTCAGCCCCGGCGTGCTCGGCAGCCGCCGGCCTGCCGTGGCGGCCGCGCTGGACCCGTTGCACGTCGCGGCGCTGGCCGTCGCGGTGAGCATGGCCGGGGCCGCCCGGCCCTCCTTCTGGTACGACGAGGCCGCGACCATCTCGGCCTCCTACAGCCGTTCGCTGGCCCAGATGTGGCACATGCTGGGCAATGTCGATGCCGTCCACGGCCTGTACTACCTGCTCATGCACGGGTGGTTTCAGGTCTTTCCGGCCACCGAGTTCTGGTCGCGCGCGCCGAGTGGCCTGGCGGCGGGGGGCGCGGCCGCCGGCGTGGTGGTGCTGGGCAAGCAGTTCTCGTCGCGGACAGTCGCGATCGCCTCCGGCACGTTCTGCGCGATCCTGCCCCGCACCACGTGGGCGGGCATCGAGGCGCGGCCCTATGCCCTGTCGATGATGGCCGCGGTGTGGCTGACCGTCCTGCTCGTCCACGCCGCGCGCCGCGACACCCGGCGGTTGTGGCTGGGTTACGGTGTCGCGCTGGCCCTCTCGATCGTGCTCGACGCGTATATCGCGCTGCTGCTGGGGGCGTACGTCGTCTTCGTCGTCGTCTTCCACCGCGGCCGAACCGTGTTGGCGCGCTTCGCCATTGCCTCGGCCGTGGCGGTGGGTGCGGTGTTGCCGTTCCTGTTGACGGTGGCCGGCCAGGCGCACCAGATCAGCTGGGTCGCCCCGATCGGTCACCGCACCATCGAAGACGTGGTGATGCAACAGTATTTCGAGCGAAGCCCCCCGTTCGCCATCCTGGCGGCGCTGCTGATGTGTGCGGCGATTGTGTTGTGGCTCAGCGGGTCCGCGCGGCTGGCGCCATCGGAGCGGCAGCTGTTGGTGCTCGCGGCGGGGTGGCTGGCCATTCCCACCGCCGCGATCCTGACCTATTCGGTGCTGGTGCACTCGATCTACACGCCGCGCTACCTGTCGTTCACCGCGCCCGCGATGGCGCTGATCCTGGGGGTCTGCGGCGGCGCGGTGGCCGCCAGGCCCTGGGTCACCGCGGCGCTGGTCGGCCTGTTCGCCGTGGCGGCGGCGCCGAATTATGTTCGGGCGCAGCGCAACCCGTACGCCAAATACGGGATGGACTACAGCCAGGTGGCCGACCTGATCACCGCGCGGGCCGCGCCGGGCGACTGCCTGCTGGTGAACGACACGGTGACGTTCATGCCGGCCCCCATGCGCCCGTTGCTGGCGGCTCGCCCGGATGCCTATCGCAAGCTGGTCGACCTGACGCTGTGGCAGCGCGCGACCGACCGCAACGACGTCTTCGACACCAACCTCATCCCTGAGGTCGTCGCCAAGCCGTTGAGCCACTGCGGCGTGGTCTGGATCATCACCCAGGCCGACCCGTCACAGCCGGCGCACGAGCGGGGCGCCGCGCTGCCGCCGGGCCCCCGCTACGGGCCGACCCCGGCGTTCGCGGTGCCGCACGACCTGGGCTTCCGGCTGGTCGAGCGGTGGCAGTTCAACCTGGTTCAGGTGCTCAAAGCCACGAAATGA
- a CDS encoding glycoside hydrolase family 16 protein, whose amino-acid sequence MDRRSMMLISGLGMLGAAMRLPGAWATPPAPQAPPAAGGGPYIFADEFDGPAGSPPDPGKWTIQTWQDDVFPPVEGIYRDDRQNVFQDGNSNLVLCATHDLMSNTYYSGKLRGNFRSMINQTWEARIKLDCLFPGLWPSFWGVNEDPLPDGEVDIFEWYGNGDWAPGTTVHAASNGKTWEGRSIPGLVDGNWHTWRMHWGEEGFEFFRDGAQYYKVPNKPIHVAGGAPDDFRWPFNNPGYWMTPMFTLAVGGVGAGDPAAGVFPASMLVDYLRIW is encoded by the coding sequence ATGGATCGTCGCAGCATGATGTTGATCTCGGGGCTCGGCATGCTGGGGGCTGCGATGCGCTTGCCGGGTGCCTGGGCCACCCCGCCGGCGCCGCAGGCGCCGCCGGCCGCCGGCGGCGGGCCCTACATCTTCGCCGACGAGTTCGACGGGCCGGCCGGCTCGCCTCCCGATCCCGGCAAGTGGACGATTCAGACCTGGCAGGACGACGTGTTCCCGCCCGTGGAGGGGATCTACCGCGACGATCGCCAAAACGTGTTCCAGGACGGCAATTCCAACCTCGTCCTGTGCGCAACCCACGATCTGATGAGCAACACCTACTACAGCGGCAAGCTGCGCGGCAACTTCCGCAGCATGATCAACCAGACCTGGGAGGCGCGGATCAAGCTGGACTGCTTGTTCCCCGGCCTGTGGCCGTCGTTCTGGGGTGTCAACGAGGACCCGCTGCCCGACGGCGAGGTCGACATCTTCGAGTGGTACGGCAACGGCGACTGGGCCCCCGGCACCACGGTCCACGCGGCGTCCAACGGGAAGACCTGGGAGGGCAGGTCGATTCCCGGTCTGGTCGACGGCAACTGGCACACGTGGCGAATGCACTGGGGCGAAGAGGGATTCGAGTTCTTCCGGGACGGGGCGCAGTACTACAAGGTGCCCAACAAGCCCATCCACGTCGCCGGCGGCGCGCCCGACGACTTCCGGTGGCCGTTCAACAACCCCGGCTACTGGATGACCCCGATGTTCACGCTCGCCGTCGGCGGGGTGGGCGCCGGTGACCCCGCCGCGGGTGTCTTCCCGGCGTCCATGCTGGTGGACTACCTGCGCATCTGGTAG
- a CDS encoding NADP-dependent oxidoreductase — protein MPDLPNRQVLLRRRPSGLVRPDDTEMVTAPAPEPAEGEALLRTTYVGIDAAARTWLDDQPSYLPPVQLGEVIRAAGIGEVVASRCDAFAVGDVVTTLTGFQEYVIIRDDLFSTPIPGEDDQLAIMSVYGPTGATAYFGMTDIGRPQPGETVVVSAAAGATGSVAGQIAKIAGARVVGIAGGPQKCRAVVEDFGFDACIDYKNDDIVAALKKHCPQRVDVYFDNVGGPILNAVLGRLAPRARVVLCGVISSYLTGDHPGPANYVNLLSKTALMQGFNALDQWGRFDEAFAALRGWEAQGRLHHRQTIFEGIESCVDALNGLFTGVNVGKTLVKISEPGAR, from the coding sequence GTGCCCGATTTGCCGAACCGCCAGGTGTTGTTGCGTCGTCGCCCGTCGGGGCTGGTCCGGCCCGACGACACGGAAATGGTCACCGCGCCCGCGCCCGAACCCGCCGAGGGGGAGGCGCTGCTGCGCACCACCTACGTCGGCATCGACGCGGCCGCCCGCACCTGGCTCGACGACCAGCCCAGCTACCTTCCGCCGGTGCAGCTGGGTGAGGTCATCCGCGCGGCCGGCATCGGCGAGGTGGTCGCGTCGCGGTGTGACGCGTTCGCCGTCGGCGACGTCGTCACGACGCTGACCGGGTTTCAGGAATACGTGATCATCCGCGACGACCTGTTCAGCACGCCGATCCCGGGCGAGGACGACCAGCTGGCGATCATGTCGGTGTACGGGCCGACCGGCGCCACCGCCTATTTCGGGATGACCGACATCGGCCGACCGCAGCCCGGGGAGACGGTGGTGGTGTCGGCGGCCGCGGGGGCCACCGGATCGGTGGCCGGGCAAATCGCCAAGATCGCCGGCGCCCGGGTGGTGGGCATCGCGGGCGGCCCGCAGAAATGCCGGGCGGTGGTGGAGGACTTCGGGTTCGACGCGTGCATCGACTACAAGAACGACGACATCGTCGCGGCGCTCAAAAAGCATTGCCCGCAACGGGTGGACGTCTACTTCGACAACGTCGGCGGGCCCATCCTCAACGCCGTGCTGGGCCGGCTGGCCCCCCGCGCGCGGGTGGTGCTGTGCGGCGTCATCTCCAGCTACCTGACCGGCGACCACCCGGGGCCGGCGAACTACGTGAACCTGTTGTCCAAGACCGCGCTGATGCAGGGCTTCAACGCGCTGGACCAGTGGGGCCGCTTCGACGAGGCGTTCGCCGCGCTGCGCGGCTGGGAGGCGCAGGGCCGACTTCACCACCGGCAGACCATCTTTGAGGGCATCGAGTCGTGTGTCGACGCCCTCAACGGCCTGTTCACCGGCGTCAACGTCGGCAAGACGCTGGTCAAAATCAGCGAACCCGGCGCGCGCTGA
- a CDS encoding DUF3060 domain-containing protein, protein MAANDDPEERIRELERPLAESAWALDQGSSASAGQAHPPPTQGATAPPPAWTYGGPVTGPPPPSPSGNRVWWILGTVIVIGVIALAGGIAAFAAHQISGVKSFITSPPSVSTSPAPSASRRAAPSTSPAPPRGARLSVAGINESRTIACNDNMVSVSGVSNTVTITGHCASLSVSGVQNAVTIEAADAITASGFNNKVTYHSGTPKISNSGDSNVVTQG, encoded by the coding sequence ATGGCAGCAAACGATGACCCGGAAGAGCGGATCCGGGAACTCGAGCGCCCGCTCGCCGAGTCGGCGTGGGCCTTAGACCAGGGCAGCTCCGCGTCCGCCGGCCAGGCCCATCCGCCGCCGACCCAGGGCGCCACGGCACCGCCGCCGGCGTGGACCTACGGCGGCCCGGTCACCGGACCGCCGCCGCCGAGCCCCTCGGGCAACCGCGTGTGGTGGATCCTCGGCACCGTCATCGTGATCGGTGTGATCGCGCTCGCGGGAGGCATCGCCGCCTTTGCCGCACACCAGATTTCCGGCGTGAAGTCATTCATCACCTCGCCGCCGAGCGTTTCGACGAGTCCCGCCCCGTCGGCCTCGCGGCGAGCAGCGCCGTCGACCTCACCCGCCCCGCCGCGCGGCGCCCGGCTCAGCGTCGCGGGCATCAACGAGAGCCGGACCATCGCCTGCAACGACAACATGGTCAGCGTCAGCGGTGTGTCCAACACGGTGACGATCACCGGGCATTGCGCCAGCCTCTCGGTCTCCGGGGTGCAGAACGCGGTCACCATCGAGGCCGCCGACGCCATCACCGCGTCGGGCTTCAACAACAAGGTGACCTACCACTCGGGCACGCCGAAGATCAGCAACTCCGGCGACTCGAACGTCGTCACCCAGGGCTGA